A region of Anolis sagrei isolate rAnoSag1 chromosome 2, rAnoSag1.mat, whole genome shotgun sequence DNA encodes the following proteins:
- the NISCH gene encoding nischarin isoform X2, with product MEVMGAGEEGEEPPKVARVLGSELVENYTVYIIQVSVGSHHWIVKHRYSDFHDLHEKLVSEKKVDKNLLPPKKIIGKNSKSLVEKRQKELEIYLQTLLVTFPLAAPKVLSQFLHFHLYEIIGITAALAEELFHKGEQLLMAGEVFNIRPLQLYAITQQLRQGKPTCANGDAKSDLGHILDFACRLKYLKVTGTGGPFGTSNIQEHLLPFDLSIFKSLHQIQINHCGAKLIKGLTSSKHTLATLSVQFSATSMMEILVPEAYDFDQWEPEGAPSSCPVTAIIPIWRTLTTLDMSHNSIARIDDSVKLMPKIEFLDLSHNDVPLVENLQHLYNLIHLDLSYNKLATLEGIHTKIGNIKTLNLAGNHLERLCGLNKLYSLVNLDLSNNKIDQIDEIRNVGGLPCLEKVVLSNNPLSIIPDYRTKVLAQFGDRASEVCLDNTVTTEKELDTVEVLKAIQKAKDVKCRMNNSDKKITEDSKLSAASSKSNCSSFSVHPSSPSLPRPVSSNQELTCRKTAQASSFSSSSLTPESHTVTQRCSETSDPRCRNQVPASPLEFSNNYGNAPHTCSDHSDEESDALHNHFNTVILPFVCMSYTATNQDFVQRLSTLIAEAMENAPPFSMETRIQNAGNSLSDSRAVDTEDGYFEMGLHEGDHVFEFSPTPDIVSVAFDSTKAEHHNIVKILWSFCIQVHKGLRQFASCLVLAGSVVAVFEIPQDSKGNCQHILSALKLVVCFPYSDLTEFGFLIPEICLTLKVNNGDTSLFIVSDSQNLQDFYTCLHRSCSQYCRPPLASSLLYCGKASLQEFVYQLMGFYHISSENTEIKGCFPAYIFCHNNTDSQKVLCQPDLGNNDKTFSKHGASSALYSAFPKFAEESHCMLHPCWIFLTPQHLHMVHVDFNVLPGKHIDSENARSIFKMSRIPLASVLLHPTSRSVQQEGSFSDGHVLELLIGYRLVTAVFVLPHEKFHFLRVYSLLRTLLQDIKTIIIFKASSNVEPARNSLLASTRHTQALSYCKPHLPFSSLYPSEFLLKKITEENQIPVHLLISSSLQYVAGLKGKSIMEFFHNSIAEVENEELRYLMWSSVLFYKAPDMEVTACVLLSTKAIYFLLDDSVSHSNEHQLGFGNKGLLDCEFSSFYLSCCLVLKLNDLHSVNIGLFDQYFRLAGRSAEHILTCLTRDSYSTHDFIQHLMAVLSLLARTPSPEPVDKDFYSEFGKKNTGKMENYEMIHSSRVKFIYPSEEEIGDLAFLVAEKMNSVINVQSLNILLYVLAFQVNAAEGTPQSGSSLQPKTLILTSSDLFLFNEDYISYPLPEFAKEPPKKDKYQMADGRRIRDLDRVLMGYQTYPQALTFVFDDIQNQDLMQNMTLDHFGNVLRFPKGQVPAEGSSSREVLWCVFIPSPDSREKLISLLARQWEILCGRELPLELTG from the exons GTGTATATAATCCAGGTGAGCGTTGGGAGTCATCATTGGATAGTCAAACATCGATATAGTGACTTCCATGACCTGCATGAAAAG CTTGTTTCTGAGAAGAAAGTCGATAAAAATCTATTGCCTCCTAAGAAGATTATCGGCAAAAATTCCAAAAGCTTGGTTGAAAAAAGACAAAAGGAATTGGAAATATATCTACAGACTCTCCTTGTCACATTTCCCTTAGCTGCCCCCAAAGTGTTGTCTCAGTTCTTACATTTTCACTTATAT GAAATCATTGGAATCACAGCTGCGCTGGCTGAAGAACTCTTTCATAAAG GAGAACAGCTGCTTATGGCTGGTGAGGTCTTTAACATTAGACCTTTGCAGCTATATGCTATTACTCAGCAACTGCGTCAGGGAAAGCCAACGTGCGCAAATGGAGATGCCAAAAGTGATCTTGGACATATTCTGGATTTTGCATGTAGACTCAAATATTTAAAG gTAACTGGCACAGGTGGACCTTTTGGGACCAGTAACATTCAGGAACATCTTTTGCCTTTTGACCTATCAATATTTAAGTCTCTTCATCAGATACAG ATAAATCACTGTGGTGCAAAGCTTATTAAAGGGCTGACATCTTCAAAGCACACTTTAGCAACATTGAGTGTTCAGTTTTCAGCAACTTCCATGATG GAGATCCTAGTGCCTGAGGCTTATGATTTTGACCAGTGGGAGCCAGAAGGTGCGCCTTCAAGTTGTCCTGTGACAGCCATTATTCCAATTTGGAGAaccttaacaaccttagatatgagtCACAATAGTATAGCTCGAATTGACGACTCAGTG AAACTAATGCCGAAGATTGAATTTTTGGATTTAAGCCACAATGATGTACCTCTAGTAGAGAACCTACAG CATCTCTACAACCTCATTCATCTGGATCTGTCCTACAATAAACTTGCAACATTGGAAGGCATTCATACAAAAATTGGGAATATTAAAACTCTGAATTTAGCAGGGAATCATTTGGAAAGACTTTGTGGCCTCAACAAACTCTACTCATTAGTTAACCTTGATCTTAGCAACAACAAAATCGATCAG attgatGAAATAAGAAATGTTGGAGGCCTTCCCTGTTTGGAAAAAGTTGTCTTATCAAACAATCCTTTGAGCATTATTCCTGATTACAGGACAAAAGTGCTAGCTCAGTTTGGTGACAGAGCATCAGAG GTCTGTTTGGATAATACTGTAACTACCGAaaaagaactggacacagtagaAGTGCTGAAGGCTATACAGAAAGCAAAAGATGTGAAGTGCAGAATGAATAACTCTGACAAGAAG ATCACTGAAGATTCCAAGCTTTCTGCTGCCAGTTCAAAATCAAACTGTTCTTCTTTTTCTGTacatccttcctctccttctctgcctcgTCCTGTCAGCTCCAATCAAG AATTAACTTGTAGGAAAACAGCCCAAGCCAGCAGTTTTTCATCAAGTAGTTTGACTCCTGAAAGCCATACAGTTACCCAAAGATGCTCTGAGACATCAGACCCAAGATGTAGAAACCAG gTACCTGCTTCCCCGTTGGAGTTTTCTAACAACTATGGAAATGCCCCTCATACGTG ttCGGACCATTCAGATGAGGAATCTGATGCCTTGCATAACCACTTTAATACCGTGATCCTACCTTTCGTTTGTATGTCATACACTGCCACAAATCAGGACTTTGTGCAACGTCTCTCTACGTTGATAGCAGAAGCTATGGAAAATGCACCTCCTTTTTCAATGGAAACCCGGATCCAAAATGCAGGGAACAGTTTGAGTGATTCCAGGGCAGTAGATACAGAAGATGGCTATTTTGAAATGGGACTTCATGAAGGAGACCATGTATTTGAATTCAGCCCTACTCCGGACATCGTGTCTGTAGCGTTTGATAGCACAAAAGCAGAGCATCATAACATAGTCAAAATCCTGTGGAGTTTTTGTATTCAGGTTCATAAAGGACTCAGGCAGTTTGCTTCCTGTTTGGTTTTGGCTGGTAGTGTGGTAGCTGTGTTTGAAATTCCCCAGGATTCAAAAGGAAACTGCCAACATAttctttctgccttgaaattAGTAGTGTGTTTTCCATATTCGGATCTCACAGAATTTGGCTTCTTGATACCAGAAATTTGTTTGACACTCAAGGTAAATAATGGGGACacgagtttatttattgtctcagACTCTCAGAACCTGCAAGATTTCTATACCTGTTTACATAGGTCATGCTCTCAGTACTGCAGACCTCCTTTAGCAAGTTCCTTACTGTACTGTGGCAAAGCAAGTTTGCAGGAATTTGTTTACCAGCTGATGGGGTTTTATCACATTtcatctgaaaacacagaaataaaagGGTGTTTCCCAGCCTATATTTTCTGCCATAATAACACTGATTCTCAAAAGGTCCTATGCCAGCCAGACTTGGGCAACAATGACAAAACTTTTTCTAAACATGGTGCAAGTTCTGCACTTTATTCAGCATTCCCCAAGTTTGCTGAAGAAAGCCACTGCATGCTCCATCCCTGTTGGATATTTCTAACCCCGCAGCACCTACACATGGTTCATGTTGATTTTAATGTACTGCCGGGAAAACACATAGACTCTGAAAATGCAAGGAGCATTTTCAAAATGAGCAGGATCCCCCTGGCTTCGGTTCTTTTGCACCCTACCAGTCGTTCTGTTCAGCAGGAAGGTTCATTTTCAGATGGCCACGTGCTGGAACTACTCATTGGCTATAGATTGGTCACAGCAGTATTTGTTCTTCCTCACGAGAAGTTCCATTTTCTGAGAGTCTATAGTCTTCTGAGGACGCTTCTGCAAGACATCAAAACAATAATTATtttcaaagcttccagcaatgtaGAGCCAGCAAGAAATTCTCTCTTGGCTTCCACAAGGCACACCCAGGCTTTAAG CTATTGTAAGCCTCACTTGCCCTTCTCGTCTCTCTATCCATCTGAATTTCTGCTGAAGAAAATCACTGAAGAGAACCAGATACCTGTGCACCTTCTGATTTCATCCTCTCTCCAATATGTGGCTGGGCTAAAAGGGAAATCCATTATGGAATTTTTCCACAACAGCATTGCTGAG GTGGAAAATGAAGAGCTGAGATATCTCATGTGGTCATCTGTTCTGTTTTATAAAGCGCCAGATATGGAAGTGACAGCTTGTGTTCTACTTTCAACTAAAGCTATTTACTTCTTGTTGGATGATTCTGTGAGTCATTCTAATGAGCATCAGTTAG GTTTTGGGAACAAAGGCCTCCTTGACTGTGAATTCAGTTCGTTCTACCTCTCTTGCTGCCTAGTTCTGAAATTGAATGATCTTCACTCAGTAAACATTGGACTTTTTGATCAATATTTTCGACTTGCTG GTCGTTCAGCTGAACATATATTAACTTGCCTCACTAGAGACAGTTACAGCACTCATGACTTTATCCAGCACCTCATGGCTGTGCTCTCATTACTGGCAAGGACACCATCTCCAGAGCCAGTGGATAAGGACTTCTACTCTGAATTTggaaagaaaaatacag GAAAAATGGAGAATTATGAAATGATTCATTCTAGCAGAGTGAAGTTCATATATCCAAGTGAAGAAGAAATTGGGGACCTTGCTTTTCTAGTAGCAGAGAAGATGAACAGTGTGATTAACGTCCAGTCTCTGAATATCCTCCTCTATGTATTGGCCTTTCAAGTGAATGCGGCAGAAGGGACTCCTCAGTCAGGCAGCTCACTTCAGCCTAAGACTCTCATATTAACCAGTTCAGACCTGTTCCTGTTCAATGAAGATTACATCAGTTACCCGCTGCCTGAATTTGCCAAGGAGCCGCCAAAGAAAGACAAATACCAGATGGCAGATGGAAGGAGGATCCGTGACTTGGACCGAGTGCTGATGGGCTACCAGACCTATCCGCAGGCACTCACCTTCGTGTTTGATGACATTCAGAACCAAGACCTCATGCAGAATATGACCCTGGATCACTTTGGCAATGTTCTCAGGTTCCCAAAAGGGCAGGTTCCTGCGGAGGGTAGCAGTAGCCGCGAGGTCCTGTGGTGCGTCTTCATTCCAAGCCCAGACAGTCGGGAGAAGCTCATCTCCTTGCTTGCTAGGCAGTGGGAGATCTTATGTGGCCGAGAGCTGCCTTTGGAGCTCACTGGGTAG
- the NISCH gene encoding nischarin isoform X3, producing the protein MEVMGAGEEGEEPPKVARVLGSELVENYTVYIIQVSVGSHHWIVKHRYSDFHDLHEKLVSEKKVDKNLLPPKKIIGKNSKSLVEKRQKELEIYLQTLLVTFPLAAPKVLSQFLHFHLYEIIGITAALAEELFHKGEQLLMAGEVFNIRPLQLYAITQQLRQGKPTCANGDAKSDLGHILDFACRLKYLKVTGTGGPFGTSNIQEHLLPFDLSIFKSLHQIQINHCGAKLIKGLTSSKHTLATLSVQFSATSMMEILVPEAYDFDQWEPEGAPSSCPVTAIIPIWRTLTTLDMSHNSIARIDDSVKLMPKIEFLDLSHNDVPLVENLQHLYNLIHLDLSYNKLATLEGIHTKIGNIKTLNLAGNHLERLCGLNKLYSLVNLDLSNNKIDQIDEIRNVGGLPCLEKVVLSNNPLSIIPDYRTKVLAQFGDRASEVCLDNTVTTEKELDTVEVLKAIQKAKDVKCRMNNSDKKITEDSKLSAASSKSNCSSFSVHPSSPSLPRPVSSNQGNHN; encoded by the exons GTGTATATAATCCAGGTGAGCGTTGGGAGTCATCATTGGATAGTCAAACATCGATATAGTGACTTCCATGACCTGCATGAAAAG CTTGTTTCTGAGAAGAAAGTCGATAAAAATCTATTGCCTCCTAAGAAGATTATCGGCAAAAATTCCAAAAGCTTGGTTGAAAAAAGACAAAAGGAATTGGAAATATATCTACAGACTCTCCTTGTCACATTTCCCTTAGCTGCCCCCAAAGTGTTGTCTCAGTTCTTACATTTTCACTTATAT GAAATCATTGGAATCACAGCTGCGCTGGCTGAAGAACTCTTTCATAAAG GAGAACAGCTGCTTATGGCTGGTGAGGTCTTTAACATTAGACCTTTGCAGCTATATGCTATTACTCAGCAACTGCGTCAGGGAAAGCCAACGTGCGCAAATGGAGATGCCAAAAGTGATCTTGGACATATTCTGGATTTTGCATGTAGACTCAAATATTTAAAG gTAACTGGCACAGGTGGACCTTTTGGGACCAGTAACATTCAGGAACATCTTTTGCCTTTTGACCTATCAATATTTAAGTCTCTTCATCAGATACAG ATAAATCACTGTGGTGCAAAGCTTATTAAAGGGCTGACATCTTCAAAGCACACTTTAGCAACATTGAGTGTTCAGTTTTCAGCAACTTCCATGATG GAGATCCTAGTGCCTGAGGCTTATGATTTTGACCAGTGGGAGCCAGAAGGTGCGCCTTCAAGTTGTCCTGTGACAGCCATTATTCCAATTTGGAGAaccttaacaaccttagatatgagtCACAATAGTATAGCTCGAATTGACGACTCAGTG AAACTAATGCCGAAGATTGAATTTTTGGATTTAAGCCACAATGATGTACCTCTAGTAGAGAACCTACAG CATCTCTACAACCTCATTCATCTGGATCTGTCCTACAATAAACTTGCAACATTGGAAGGCATTCATACAAAAATTGGGAATATTAAAACTCTGAATTTAGCAGGGAATCATTTGGAAAGACTTTGTGGCCTCAACAAACTCTACTCATTAGTTAACCTTGATCTTAGCAACAACAAAATCGATCAG attgatGAAATAAGAAATGTTGGAGGCCTTCCCTGTTTGGAAAAAGTTGTCTTATCAAACAATCCTTTGAGCATTATTCCTGATTACAGGACAAAAGTGCTAGCTCAGTTTGGTGACAGAGCATCAGAG GTCTGTTTGGATAATACTGTAACTACCGAaaaagaactggacacagtagaAGTGCTGAAGGCTATACAGAAAGCAAAAGATGTGAAGTGCAGAATGAATAACTCTGACAAGAAG ATCACTGAAGATTCCAAGCTTTCTGCTGCCAGTTCAAAATCAAACTGTTCTTCTTTTTCTGTacatccttcctctccttctctgcctcgTCCTGTCAGCTCCAATCAAGGTAATCAT AATTAA
- the NISCH gene encoding nischarin isoform X1 produces MEVMGAGEEGEEPPKVARVLGSELVENYTVYIIQVSVGSHHWIVKHRYSDFHDLHEKLVSEKKVDKNLLPPKKIIGKNSKSLVEKRQKELEIYLQTLLVTFPLAAPKVLSQFLHFHLYEIIGITAALAEELFHKGEQLLMAGEVFNIRPLQLYAITQQLRQGKPTCANGDAKSDLGHILDFACRLKYLKVTGTGGPFGTSNIQEHLLPFDLSIFKSLHQIQINHCGAKLIKGLTSSKHTLATLSVQFSATSMMEILVPEAYDFDQWEPEGAPSSCPVTAIIPIWRTLTTLDMSHNSIARIDDSVKLMPKIEFLDLSHNDVPLVENLQHLYNLIHLDLSYNKLATLEGIHTKIGNIKTLNLAGNHLERLCGLNKLYSLVNLDLSNNKIDQIDEIRNVGGLPCLEKVVLSNNPLSIIPDYRTKVLAQFGDRASEVCLDNTVTTEKELDTVEVLKAIQKAKDVKCRMNNSDKKITEDSKLSAASSKSNCSSFSVHPSSPSLPRPVSSNQELTCRKTAQASSFSSSSLTPESHTVTQRCSETSDPRCRNQVPASPLEFSNNYGNAPHTCSDHSDEESDALHNHFNTVILPFVCMSYTATNQDFVQRLSTLIAEAMENAPPFSMETRIQNAGNSLSDSRAVDTEDGYFEMGLHEGDHVFEFSPTPDIVSVAFDSTKAEHHNIVKILWSFCIQVHKGLRQFASCLVLAGSVVAVFEIPQDSKGNCQHILSALKLVVCFPYSDLTEFGFLIPEICLTLKVNNGDTSLFIVSDSQNLQDFYTCLHRSCSQYCRPPLASSLLYCGKASLQEFVYQLMGFYHISSENTEIKGCFPAYIFCHNNTDSQKVLCQPDLGNNDKTFSKHGASSALYSAFPKFAEESHCMLHPCWIFLTPQHLHMVHVDFNVLPGKHIDSENARSIFKMSRIPLASVLLHPTSRSVQQEGSFSDGHVLELLIGYRLVTAVFVLPHEKFHFLRVYSLLRTLLQDIKTIIIFKASSNVEPARNSLLASTRHTQALSYCKPHLPFSSLYPSEFLLKKITEENQIPVHLLISSSLQYVAGLKGKSIMEFFHNSIAEVENEELRYLMWSSVLFYKAPDMEVTACVLLSTKAIYFLLDDSVSHSNEHQLAGFGNKGLLDCEFSSFYLSCCLVLKLNDLHSVNIGLFDQYFRLAGRSAEHILTCLTRDSYSTHDFIQHLMAVLSLLARTPSPEPVDKDFYSEFGKKNTGKMENYEMIHSSRVKFIYPSEEEIGDLAFLVAEKMNSVINVQSLNILLYVLAFQVNAAEGTPQSGSSLQPKTLILTSSDLFLFNEDYISYPLPEFAKEPPKKDKYQMADGRRIRDLDRVLMGYQTYPQALTFVFDDIQNQDLMQNMTLDHFGNVLRFPKGQVPAEGSSSREVLWCVFIPSPDSREKLISLLARQWEILCGRELPLELTG; encoded by the exons GTGTATATAATCCAGGTGAGCGTTGGGAGTCATCATTGGATAGTCAAACATCGATATAGTGACTTCCATGACCTGCATGAAAAG CTTGTTTCTGAGAAGAAAGTCGATAAAAATCTATTGCCTCCTAAGAAGATTATCGGCAAAAATTCCAAAAGCTTGGTTGAAAAAAGACAAAAGGAATTGGAAATATATCTACAGACTCTCCTTGTCACATTTCCCTTAGCTGCCCCCAAAGTGTTGTCTCAGTTCTTACATTTTCACTTATAT GAAATCATTGGAATCACAGCTGCGCTGGCTGAAGAACTCTTTCATAAAG GAGAACAGCTGCTTATGGCTGGTGAGGTCTTTAACATTAGACCTTTGCAGCTATATGCTATTACTCAGCAACTGCGTCAGGGAAAGCCAACGTGCGCAAATGGAGATGCCAAAAGTGATCTTGGACATATTCTGGATTTTGCATGTAGACTCAAATATTTAAAG gTAACTGGCACAGGTGGACCTTTTGGGACCAGTAACATTCAGGAACATCTTTTGCCTTTTGACCTATCAATATTTAAGTCTCTTCATCAGATACAG ATAAATCACTGTGGTGCAAAGCTTATTAAAGGGCTGACATCTTCAAAGCACACTTTAGCAACATTGAGTGTTCAGTTTTCAGCAACTTCCATGATG GAGATCCTAGTGCCTGAGGCTTATGATTTTGACCAGTGGGAGCCAGAAGGTGCGCCTTCAAGTTGTCCTGTGACAGCCATTATTCCAATTTGGAGAaccttaacaaccttagatatgagtCACAATAGTATAGCTCGAATTGACGACTCAGTG AAACTAATGCCGAAGATTGAATTTTTGGATTTAAGCCACAATGATGTACCTCTAGTAGAGAACCTACAG CATCTCTACAACCTCATTCATCTGGATCTGTCCTACAATAAACTTGCAACATTGGAAGGCATTCATACAAAAATTGGGAATATTAAAACTCTGAATTTAGCAGGGAATCATTTGGAAAGACTTTGTGGCCTCAACAAACTCTACTCATTAGTTAACCTTGATCTTAGCAACAACAAAATCGATCAG attgatGAAATAAGAAATGTTGGAGGCCTTCCCTGTTTGGAAAAAGTTGTCTTATCAAACAATCCTTTGAGCATTATTCCTGATTACAGGACAAAAGTGCTAGCTCAGTTTGGTGACAGAGCATCAGAG GTCTGTTTGGATAATACTGTAACTACCGAaaaagaactggacacagtagaAGTGCTGAAGGCTATACAGAAAGCAAAAGATGTGAAGTGCAGAATGAATAACTCTGACAAGAAG ATCACTGAAGATTCCAAGCTTTCTGCTGCCAGTTCAAAATCAAACTGTTCTTCTTTTTCTGTacatccttcctctccttctctgcctcgTCCTGTCAGCTCCAATCAAG AATTAACTTGTAGGAAAACAGCCCAAGCCAGCAGTTTTTCATCAAGTAGTTTGACTCCTGAAAGCCATACAGTTACCCAAAGATGCTCTGAGACATCAGACCCAAGATGTAGAAACCAG gTACCTGCTTCCCCGTTGGAGTTTTCTAACAACTATGGAAATGCCCCTCATACGTG ttCGGACCATTCAGATGAGGAATCTGATGCCTTGCATAACCACTTTAATACCGTGATCCTACCTTTCGTTTGTATGTCATACACTGCCACAAATCAGGACTTTGTGCAACGTCTCTCTACGTTGATAGCAGAAGCTATGGAAAATGCACCTCCTTTTTCAATGGAAACCCGGATCCAAAATGCAGGGAACAGTTTGAGTGATTCCAGGGCAGTAGATACAGAAGATGGCTATTTTGAAATGGGACTTCATGAAGGAGACCATGTATTTGAATTCAGCCCTACTCCGGACATCGTGTCTGTAGCGTTTGATAGCACAAAAGCAGAGCATCATAACATAGTCAAAATCCTGTGGAGTTTTTGTATTCAGGTTCATAAAGGACTCAGGCAGTTTGCTTCCTGTTTGGTTTTGGCTGGTAGTGTGGTAGCTGTGTTTGAAATTCCCCAGGATTCAAAAGGAAACTGCCAACATAttctttctgccttgaaattAGTAGTGTGTTTTCCATATTCGGATCTCACAGAATTTGGCTTCTTGATACCAGAAATTTGTTTGACACTCAAGGTAAATAATGGGGACacgagtttatttattgtctcagACTCTCAGAACCTGCAAGATTTCTATACCTGTTTACATAGGTCATGCTCTCAGTACTGCAGACCTCCTTTAGCAAGTTCCTTACTGTACTGTGGCAAAGCAAGTTTGCAGGAATTTGTTTACCAGCTGATGGGGTTTTATCACATTtcatctgaaaacacagaaataaaagGGTGTTTCCCAGCCTATATTTTCTGCCATAATAACACTGATTCTCAAAAGGTCCTATGCCAGCCAGACTTGGGCAACAATGACAAAACTTTTTCTAAACATGGTGCAAGTTCTGCACTTTATTCAGCATTCCCCAAGTTTGCTGAAGAAAGCCACTGCATGCTCCATCCCTGTTGGATATTTCTAACCCCGCAGCACCTACACATGGTTCATGTTGATTTTAATGTACTGCCGGGAAAACACATAGACTCTGAAAATGCAAGGAGCATTTTCAAAATGAGCAGGATCCCCCTGGCTTCGGTTCTTTTGCACCCTACCAGTCGTTCTGTTCAGCAGGAAGGTTCATTTTCAGATGGCCACGTGCTGGAACTACTCATTGGCTATAGATTGGTCACAGCAGTATTTGTTCTTCCTCACGAGAAGTTCCATTTTCTGAGAGTCTATAGTCTTCTGAGGACGCTTCTGCAAGACATCAAAACAATAATTATtttcaaagcttccagcaatgtaGAGCCAGCAAGAAATTCTCTCTTGGCTTCCACAAGGCACACCCAGGCTTTAAG CTATTGTAAGCCTCACTTGCCCTTCTCGTCTCTCTATCCATCTGAATTTCTGCTGAAGAAAATCACTGAAGAGAACCAGATACCTGTGCACCTTCTGATTTCATCCTCTCTCCAATATGTGGCTGGGCTAAAAGGGAAATCCATTATGGAATTTTTCCACAACAGCATTGCTGAG GTGGAAAATGAAGAGCTGAGATATCTCATGTGGTCATCTGTTCTGTTTTATAAAGCGCCAGATATGGAAGTGACAGCTTGTGTTCTACTTTCAACTAAAGCTATTTACTTCTTGTTGGATGATTCTGTGAGTCATTCTAATGAGCATCAGTTAG CAGGTTTTGGGAACAAAGGCCTCCTTGACTGTGAATTCAGTTCGTTCTACCTCTCTTGCTGCCTAGTTCTGAAATTGAATGATCTTCACTCAGTAAACATTGGACTTTTTGATCAATATTTTCGACTTGCTG GTCGTTCAGCTGAACATATATTAACTTGCCTCACTAGAGACAGTTACAGCACTCATGACTTTATCCAGCACCTCATGGCTGTGCTCTCATTACTGGCAAGGACACCATCTCCAGAGCCAGTGGATAAGGACTTCTACTCTGAATTTggaaagaaaaatacag GAAAAATGGAGAATTATGAAATGATTCATTCTAGCAGAGTGAAGTTCATATATCCAAGTGAAGAAGAAATTGGGGACCTTGCTTTTCTAGTAGCAGAGAAGATGAACAGTGTGATTAACGTCCAGTCTCTGAATATCCTCCTCTATGTATTGGCCTTTCAAGTGAATGCGGCAGAAGGGACTCCTCAGTCAGGCAGCTCACTTCAGCCTAAGACTCTCATATTAACCAGTTCAGACCTGTTCCTGTTCAATGAAGATTACATCAGTTACCCGCTGCCTGAATTTGCCAAGGAGCCGCCAAAGAAAGACAAATACCAGATGGCAGATGGAAGGAGGATCCGTGACTTGGACCGAGTGCTGATGGGCTACCAGACCTATCCGCAGGCACTCACCTTCGTGTTTGATGACATTCAGAACCAAGACCTCATGCAGAATATGACCCTGGATCACTTTGGCAATGTTCTCAGGTTCCCAAAAGGGCAGGTTCCTGCGGAGGGTAGCAGTAGCCGCGAGGTCCTGTGGTGCGTCTTCATTCCAAGCCCAGACAGTCGGGAGAAGCTCATCTCCTTGCTTGCTAGGCAGTGGGAGATCTTATGTGGCCGAGAGCTGCCTTTGGAGCTCACTGGGTAG